In Sulfuricurvum sp. IAE1, one DNA window encodes the following:
- a CDS encoding nucleotidyltransferase family protein — MKRQDVLKVLESYKQEHADEFGIVRIGVFGSVARDEATEQSDVDVVIETKQPNLFKLSRIRLDLEELMHTHVDLISYRESMNTFLKERIQKEAIYA; from the coding sequence ATGAAACGACAAGACGTACTCAAAGTATTGGAATCGTACAAACAAGAACATGCCGACGAGTTTGGAATCGTCCGTATCGGCGTATTCGGCTCGGTTGCACGCGATGAAGCGACGGAACAAAGTGACGTCGATGTCGTGATCGAAACGAAACAGCCCAATCTTTTTAAACTTTCCCGCATCCGTCTCGATCTCGAAGAGCTGATGCACACCCATGTCGACCTCATCAGCTACCGTGAGAGCATGAACACGTTCTTAAAAGAACGTATCCAAAAAGAAGCGATCTATGCCTGA
- a CDS encoding DUF86 domain-containing protein: protein MPEKALLIETLSQIQGATERILKRFEPIRSPDDFLEDEAGHEKLDAICMQLIAIGESLKNIDKITDKKLLPNYPAVDWKSVKGMRDIISHHYFDLNAEAVFDVCKNDIQTLKETIEQILNDNK from the coding sequence ATGCCTGAAAAGGCTCTGCTGATCGAAACTCTCTCCCAGATTCAGGGCGCAACCGAACGCATCCTCAAACGCTTCGAGCCTATCCGATCTCCTGATGATTTTTTAGAAGATGAAGCGGGTCATGAAAAACTTGATGCGATCTGTATGCAGTTGATCGCTATCGGCGAGAGTCTCAAAAATATCGATAAAATCACCGATAAAAAACTGCTGCCCAATTATCCTGCGGTCGATTGGAAATCGGTCAAAGGGATGCGCGACATTATCAGCCATCACTATTTCGATCTCAACGCTGAAGCGGTTTTTGATGTATGCAAAAACGATATTCAAACGTTAAAAGAGACTATTGAGCAGATACTTAACGACAATAAGTAG
- a CDS encoding DUF4145 domain-containing protein, protein MIKGFDMSKFVSPAFELKSFNCPHCHAYAHQNWTSVINGFHNVVSNLRIVYCAHCGNYSLWLNKKMIFPESTGIQSPNADLNSEIIEDYLEAANIVNKSPRGSVALLRLAIQKLCKQLGEDGKNINDNIASLVKKGLPVTIQKALDIVRVVGNDAVHPGQIDLKDDSVIASKLFELINIIAYTMITQPKEIAALYETLPEDKRAGIERRDNVT, encoded by the coding sequence ATGATCAAAGGTTTTGATATGTCAAAATTTGTTTCACCTGCATTTGAATTAAAAAGTTTTAATTGTCCACATTGCCATGCATACGCACATCAAAATTGGACAAGTGTCATTAATGGTTTTCATAATGTAGTCAGTAATTTACGAATTGTATATTGTGCACATTGTGGAAATTATTCCCTTTGGTTGAATAAAAAAATGATTTTTCCAGAATCTACTGGAATACAATCCCCAAATGCTGATTTAAATTCAGAAATTATTGAGGACTATTTAGAGGCTGCGAATATAGTTAATAAATCTCCAAGAGGTTCTGTTGCGTTATTGAGATTAGCTATTCAAAAACTTTGTAAACAGCTTGGAGAAGATGGAAAAAATATTAATGACAATATCGCGAGTTTAGTGAAAAAGGGTTTGCCTGTTACGATACAAAAAGCTTTAGATATAGTTCGAGTAGTAGGTAATGACGCAGTTCATCCTGGTCAAATTGACTTAAAGGACGACTCAGTAATAGCCAGCAAACTTTTTGAGCTTATTAATATAATCGCATATACTATGATTACACAGCCTAAAGAAATAGCTGCCTTATATGAAACTTTACCTGAAGATAAACGAGCTGGTATTGAAAGAAGAGACAATGTAACTTGA
- a CDS encoding NifS family cysteine desulfurase: protein MKRVYLDNNATTKLDPLVKMKMQPFFEELYGNPNSLHQYGMEVRPYLNEAMGYMYDALNAPDPDDILITSCATESNNTVLKGVYFKHILRDPSKNHIITTAVEHPSVLETLHFLEDNGAEITFVDVDENGYVSAERMAAAITDKTVLISMMWANNETGMIFPVEEVAAIAREKGILFHTDAVQAIGKVPVDLTRTPVDYLTFSAHKFHGPKGIGGLYVRKGCELPNLLHGGEQMGGKRAGTLNVAYIIGMGLAMKQSVGHIEKMNSDVRALRDRLEDALALIPETIIVGDRARRTPNTILISVRGIEGEAMLWDLNRAGIAASTGSACASESLEANPVMSAIGEDPELAHTAIRLSLSRFTTSDEIDYTIDVFTRAVERLRAISSTYAYTNEVG, encoded by the coding sequence ATGAAACGCGTTTACCTCGACAACAACGCCACCACCAAACTCGACCCGCTCGTCAAGATGAAAATGCAGCCCTTTTTCGAAGAGCTATACGGCAACCCGAACTCCCTGCACCAATACGGGATGGAAGTACGCCCCTACCTGAACGAAGCGATGGGGTACATGTACGATGCGCTGAACGCCCCCGATCCCGATGACATCCTCATCACCTCGTGTGCGACCGAGAGCAACAACACCGTCCTCAAAGGGGTCTATTTCAAACATATCCTCCGTGATCCGTCCAAAAACCATATCATCACCACCGCCGTCGAGCACCCTTCCGTTTTAGAGACGCTCCATTTCCTCGAAGATAACGGTGCGGAGATCACGTTCGTCGATGTGGATGAAAACGGCTACGTCAGCGCCGAGCGGATGGCAGCGGCGATCACCGACAAAACGGTACTCATAAGTATGATGTGGGCGAACAACGAAACGGGGATGATCTTCCCGGTCGAAGAGGTCGCCGCTATCGCAAGAGAAAAAGGGATTTTGTTCCACACCGACGCGGTGCAGGCGATCGGAAAAGTCCCGGTCGATCTCACCAGAACGCCCGTCGATTATCTGACGTTTTCGGCGCACAAATTCCATGGTCCCAAAGGGATCGGCGGGCTGTACGTGCGCAAAGGATGCGAACTCCCCAACCTCCTCCACGGCGGTGAGCAGATGGGGGGCAAGCGTGCGGGAACCCTCAACGTCGCTTACATCATCGGAATGGGTCTGGCGATGAAGCAATCGGTAGGACATATCGAGAAGATGAACAGCGACGTGCGCGCCCTGCGTGACCGTCTCGAAGACGCTCTAGCCCTGATCCCCGAGACGATCATCGTCGGAGACCGCGCACGCCGTACCCCCAACACGATCCTCATCTCGGTGCGCGGCATCGAGGGGGAGGCGATGCTGTGGGATCTCAACCGCGCCGGGATCGCCGCATCGACGGGGAGTGCGTGCGCTTCCGAATCGCTCGAGGCCAACCCCGTCATGAGCGCCATCGGCGAAGACCCCGAACTCGCCCACACGGCGATCCGCCTGAGTTTGTCGCGTTTCACCACGAGCGATGAGATCGACTACACCATCGACGTCTTCACCCGCGCGGTGGAGCGGCTCCGCGCGATCTCCTCGACCTACGCCTACACGAACGAAGTGGGCTGA
- a CDS encoding SCO family protein has protein sequence MKQTIIGSTILLSMLALLAVFPLSAGLLGEKAHALDAPANRLDPWFLKGETAPAVLVYFGYVGCTSICIPALNEIAPLYRKIQRQAHGVPFYFVNLNPTQDREWVEPFARSFHPDFKGVYADLAQVSRLEKDFNLAITGEEEMSHSSNLYLMVRNGSVYELKRIYTTHPYHEASVLDDIQRYTR, from the coding sequence ATGAAACAGACCATCATCGGAAGCACAATTTTGCTGAGCATGCTTGCACTTCTGGCCGTTTTCCCGCTCTCGGCGGGGTTGCTGGGAGAAAAAGCCCATGCCCTCGATGCTCCCGCCAACCGCCTCGATCCGTGGTTTTTAAAGGGAGAAACCGCGCCTGCCGTCCTCGTCTATTTCGGCTACGTCGGGTGTACCTCGATCTGCATCCCCGCCCTCAACGAAATCGCCCCCCTCTATCGAAAAATACAGCGTCAGGCGCACGGCGTCCCGTTTTATTTCGTCAACCTCAACCCCACGCAGGATCGGGAGTGGGTCGAGCCCTTCGCCCGCAGTTTCCACCCCGATTTCAAAGGGGTTTATGCCGATCTCGCCCAGGTGAGCCGCCTCGAAAAGGATTTTAACCTCGCCATCACCGGGGAGGAGGAGATGTCTCATTCTTCGAACCTCTACCTGATGGTTCGCAACGGTTCGGTGTACGAGCTCAAACGCATCTATACCACCCACCCTTATCACGAGGCTTCGGTACTTGATGATATCCAAAGGTACACCCGATGA
- a CDS encoding ATP-binding protein yields the protein MISPFTVLRRHDREELSAHYREADRNMMLILLAHAFIAVFVTSSYYSTYWIGILGSAFILGLSGAAYATVRGTVWFRLIAAVAVMMFSALYIQQHLGRIEMHFHVFIGLAILTIYKDTLPMLVGSITIIAHHFLFNWFQSRQFTVDGNPIMIFSYGCGIEYVYLHGVMVVAEAIVLGYIIRSSIQQFLSIREAKAALDLSNEKLNRFNLHLEEEIKERTHDLQLALQKQIELSEDLKHAKEEADSANRLKSEFLANMSHEIRTPLNAVIGFAELLEQKIEGVKEKGYLTAIKNGGRTLLSLINDILDLSKIEAGHMKIEYHPVNLRSFIKDIVMLFQENAEKKGLLLDYRIEPKVPDWIIADEIHLRQILLNLLSNALKFTHEGSVTIRVANLSQPDEGSVDLSFSVQDSGIGIPPHNRKKIFEAFVQNDGQDSRQYGGTGLGLSICDKLARLMDGEMSLESEVGAGSTFTLKLYGLEISEPLFLDEPIDHTQEYVFERCPILIVDDIAENRLLLKEFLNEYGFEIDEAEDGLIALERMRNRHYTLVMMDIRMPNMDGWEAIRTWREEENPENPIPVVAVTASVMKHDYDRIIQSFDGFLEKPVSKNALLSTIRQFVPHSVHTHAPLAAIKGLDLSDAGQEGLRRKLLELRGSVSNALASGDMETARSLGDDFDRLGEAEGIEELREYGSRLREGAESFDVNAVEQLLHAYANYLKQWRAE from the coding sequence ATGATTTCACCGTTTACCGTCCTTCGCAGACACGACCGCGAAGAGCTCTCGGCCCATTACCGCGAAGCCGACCGGAACATGATGCTGATCCTCCTCGCCCACGCGTTCATCGCCGTATTCGTCACGTCGAGCTACTATTCGACCTACTGGATCGGCATCCTCGGCAGCGCGTTCATCCTGGGGCTCAGCGGCGCGGCATACGCCACCGTGCGCGGTACGGTATGGTTCCGCCTCATCGCCGCTGTGGCGGTCATGATGTTCTCGGCGCTCTACATCCAGCAGCATCTTGGGCGCATCGAGATGCATTTCCACGTCTTTATCGGGCTTGCGATCCTGACGATCTATAAAGACACCCTCCCCATGCTGGTGGGCAGCATCACAATTATCGCCCACCATTTCCTCTTCAACTGGTTCCAGTCGCGCCAGTTCACCGTTGACGGCAATCCGATCATGATTTTCAGCTACGGGTGCGGGATCGAGTACGTCTACCTTCACGGCGTCATGGTCGTCGCCGAAGCGATCGTGCTGGGGTACATCATCCGCTCTTCCATCCAGCAATTCCTGAGTATCCGCGAAGCCAAAGCGGCGCTGGACCTCTCCAACGAAAAGCTCAACCGTTTCAACCTCCACCTCGAAGAAGAGATCAAAGAACGGACCCATGACCTCCAGCTGGCGCTCCAAAAACAGATCGAACTCTCCGAAGACCTCAAACACGCCAAAGAAGAAGCCGATTCGGCCAACCGCCTCAAATCGGAGTTTCTGGCCAACATGAGCCACGAGATCCGCACCCCCCTTAACGCCGTCATCGGGTTCGCCGAACTGCTCGAACAAAAAATCGAAGGGGTCAAAGAGAAGGGATACCTCACCGCCATCAAAAACGGCGGCCGTACGCTCCTCTCGCTCATCAACGACATTCTCGACCTCTCCAAGATCGAGGCGGGGCACATGAAGATCGAGTACCACCCCGTCAACCTCCGCTCTTTCATCAAAGACATCGTGATGCTGTTCCAGGAAAACGCGGAGAAAAAGGGGCTCCTTCTCGATTACCGGATCGAGCCCAAAGTCCCTGACTGGATCATCGCCGACGAGATCCACCTGCGCCAGATTCTCCTCAACCTCCTCTCCAATGCGCTCAAATTCACCCACGAAGGGAGCGTCACGATCCGCGTCGCGAATCTCTCCCAGCCCGACGAGGGGAGCGTGGATCTGTCCTTTTCGGTGCAGGACAGCGGGATCGGCATCCCCCCGCATAACCGCAAAAAGATTTTCGAAGCATTCGTCCAAAACGACGGTCAGGACAGCCGCCAGTACGGCGGAACGGGACTGGGCCTCTCGATCTGCGACAAGCTCGCGCGATTGATGGACGGGGAGATGAGCCTGGAGAGCGAAGTGGGTGCGGGAAGTACCTTTACCCTCAAACTCTACGGGCTCGAAATCTCCGAACCCCTTTTCCTTGATGAACCGATCGACCATACGCAAGAATACGTCTTCGAACGCTGCCCGATCCTGATCGTCGACGACATCGCAGAAAACCGCCTCCTCCTCAAAGAGTTTTTGAACGAATACGGTTTCGAGATCGATGAGGCCGAAGACGGGCTTATCGCCCTCGAACGGATGCGAAACCGCCATTACACCCTCGTGATGATGGATATCCGGATGCCGAACATGGACGGCTGGGAAGCGATCCGTACGTGGCGGGAAGAGGAGAACCCCGAAAATCCGATTCCAGTCGTCGCCGTCACCGCATCGGTCATGAAACACGACTACGACCGTATCATCCAGTCGTTCGACGGCTTCCTCGAAAAACCGGTCAGTAAAAACGCGCTGCTATCCACGATCCGCCAGTTCGTCCCCCATTCCGTCCATACCCATGCTCCGCTCGCGGCGATCAAAGGTCTGGATCTCTCGGACGCCGGGCAAGAGGGGCTTCGCCGCAAACTGCTCGAACTGCGCGGGAGCGTCTCGAACGCTCTGGCCTCGGGAGACATGGAGACGGCACGTTCCTTGGGAGACGATTTCGACCGGCTCGGGGAAGCGGAAGGGATCGAGGAGCTCAGGGAATACGGCAGCCGCCTGCGCGAAGGGGCCGAAAGCTTTGACGTCAATGCGGTCGAGCAGCTGTTGCACGCCTATGCGAACTATCTTAAACAATGGAGAGCCGAGTGA